CTCGGTGAAATTCAAGCAAGTtcatggtatttttattttacaaagatTGAAAACTTTATTACCTGTAATCTTTGGTTCAATAATTCTTCCACTTTTAGGGCGCGATTTCACATCGTCATCTCGTCTACTGGAATTGTATTAGATCTTGTTCTTCTGGTTTACCATGCTACTTCATCAATTCTAAGTTAGTGGAAAAATACATaaaatgtattattattactacttAATAACTACATTTATACTGCATTTATCAGGAGGCAGCTATATCAACCCTGGAAACAATTTCTTTATGATTTCAATAGCGACGTTACAAGCGGTCAACAACTCTGTTGCTATATTTCTCTGTCGGAAGCTCATTGTTCATGAACACAGTattctaaaattaattattagttAACTTAGTGCTCAAAAACAGACCTTTCacctaaattttaatttttcttaagGAACACAAGAGCTTCGTTTTAAACGAGAAATTTCACCCGAGCCTAACGATGACGTGGAACACAGTATTTTATTGCTCAAAAAACCTGAAAATGTTGAGTgatgaaaagagaaacaatttAAACTGAAAGTTACCAagtgctttttaaaaataagattaaattgtgaaaaatgtCTGTATTATTTTTACTGGATGAAATATCAATACAAAGAAATGTGAATGAAAAGCGCATTTTGAGTTACCCGATGGTTGCCCAATAGCACAGAACCAGCAATGAGTTAAACAAAGGAGGAAAATTGGAATTTAACCAACGTACGTAAGTAATTTTGTCATCGCCATGTTGACAGATGTGCTATTGCTTCTTGAAACTTTTTAATATGGGGTATATGTTATCGAATGCATCGTAGATCTCTTGGCGAACTTTCGCGCCTAGAAGAAGTGAAATTGAAGTAAACAACTATTAAAAAACCCctcattgaaaattttaacatACCGGTTAGCACAACTTTTCCTGAAACGAAAATAAGCAAAACAATACGAGGTTTGACCATTCGGTAAATGAGACCAGGGAAGAGTTCGGGTTCGTAGctgtaaatataataataagtaaAATTATACACAACATTTTATTGTATATGATTACCTGCTAAACTGGCTGTGTGTCAAAACGAGGCCTTCTAGACGGATAGGAAATTTCACGTCACAACTACCAACcatgttttgaattttgaaatcaagaaattttGCCTGGAATATAAAATGGTTATTTGAAGTGAATTTTTTCCTCGCACAAATTGTCTTACGGGAAAGTTAAGCTTCTGTACGATTCGAGCATATTTTCTGGCTGCTAATCTTGAATCTTCTTCAGATTTAGCTCCTGTACACACCATTTTCCCTGAACTAAAGATAAGGGCTGTTGTTCTGGGCTCTCGGATTCTCATAATCACGGCTGCGAAACGTTTAGGGTTGTACTCTGCATTACGGGCGTGGAGAGCAATCTTTTTTAGATCTAATTTGCATCCCAGATTCACTGTTGATACTATATTcctgaaatataaaaagaaaatacctgATTATCATAgcaactaaaataaatattttgtctCTTACTGTAGTTGAGGAACAATTCCTGGATCAGCAGAAGCTGGTGTGTGTGGTGTCATGGGAGCAGGTGTAGATGGGCCAAACATTCCAGCAGGAGCTGGTGTGCCTTGTGAATGCAAGTGTGAATCCCCGATGGCTGCACTAGACCCTCGGTTTGGAGCAGGTGACATAAGAGCTTGCTGCAAaccaaaaatagttttaatgaATCCCATTACATatacaaattttttcaaagcaaATAAGATACTGTCGTAACTCAATCCTCAGATAAAATTAGAACATGATTGACATTACAATTTTCCAGCAATATTGTTAGCAACACGTAAAAGACTGGTACATCATCTCATCATAGACTTTAGTCAATGGTTGTGCCTCAGTTTAACAATATATTACCGGAGTCTGAGGTTGTAACATGTGCTGAGGTGTAAATCCCGGTAAACTGTATAGGTTCTGTGAGCTAGATGCAGTGTTGATCTGTTGGTGGGGAAGAGCAAGTCCAAacccattttgttgttgttgttgacgttgTGTCGGAATAGGGCTGTTATGAGGTAAAATTTGCTGGTCTTCCTCTGGCTGATGAAGTGGAGTGCCAATTGATGGAATACTGAAGCCAGGACTGGATAGCATTTGATCCATTTTCTATGCTACCTTGAACTCCACCAAAGATCAGTAAGGAAATTAAGCAAAAACACGAAACAGTTAAAGTTATCACTCTTTCGGCAACAGGCAAGAGTCACAGCAGCAAAATCTATATTGAAGCAGCACAGCAGCTCTCTCTGTACGGCTCTCCAACCGTCTCTGCCCTTAGAACTGCGAATGGCCGACACTTTTCTGTTTCTGATCAAAGGCGTACAACGCGATTCTAGCGGTAGAACTTTGTACTTGACACAGTCAGACAGCCAGTAAAGAGCGCCAAAAAgcaaaaagttcaaaaaaacgtaaaataaaacaaaggaaAATATGCTAGTAGGCCCACTTCAAAAATATCATGTCGATTCGTTATAAAAACTCAAATTTTGCGTGAAGCACTCTAAAAATACTTATATTAGATGAAGTCGTTCGATTTACTCATTGCATAGTTAGGTGTACCAACTGTAATGTGTGTACGGTAAGGAGAACgactaaaaacaagaaatacagCCATAAGGGGTGGGGGCTTTCACGATAGTAATGTTTGCACCTCAcagaaaagtaataaaaacgtTTTAAAATGTATTCATAGTAATtaacaatcaaaatcaaactttTAGGAAACTATAAGTACGAACAACATCACTTGAAAGATATCCATTTACACATACTGTGGTTACTAATCCTTTTTaagtctttttatttcaaaatactCAGCCTGCAAATGGAATGAAAAatatagatttttcttttttttaaataagtggAATGTAATACGTTCGTCAGTGACtttaataagaaataataGTGCTTACCCCAAAGTCTCCGACAGCAACTGCCAATTGCTTGCCAGTAGCGTCCCACTCTATTGTGTAGATTGCACCGTTGAGTTTCATGGAACCAAACAGCTTcccctttttaaatttcattccaTCACTTGATAAGCAGCTTGAATGAGTACATACTGGATTAAGTTATATGCTTACCTTTGAAAACCAGCAATCTACATGACCATCACCTCTGCCAGCAGCTAAAAGTTTTCCATTAGGTGAGAAGGCGAGGCACTTGACGCTACTTTTATTCTTACTGCtcaaaaccatttttgtttttaaagttgCATGCCACACGATAACCGTTCCATCATCAGAACCACTGTGAAAACGTCGCTGTAAGAATTTCAAGCAACCACCACTTATAAGTAACCAAAAATTTGAAGTCACCTTGCCAGGTATTTGCTACACAAGCTATCCATCCTAATTGAAGAAACACCTGGTCCAGAGGAAACAGCAGGACGCCATGAAATGGCGTTCACCGATCGATAATGACCATTCAATTCCTTTGGTTCAGAGCTAATTTTTAATGCATCTTTCCAAACCTGAAAATAGAGAACTAACTTTGTAAGAACCAACATTAAAAATATGCTGTGTATGTGTGAGTTTACTTGAAGCGATGAATCCACAGAACAAGTTGCTAATACATCTGAACCAGGATTCCAGCGGACTGATCTTACCCAACGCTAAATTGAAtcgcatttaaaaatttaaaataataattttgcgCAAATATACATAACATAGTCTTACGGGATAATCGGAAACAGTTCGCAGTGGATGATCATGCCCTACTCGATGAATGAAGATGAATCCATTATAAGCGCAAGACAcgaaaatatttgtatttattttccagTCAACATCGCAAATTGGATCTGAATGGCAGGTGAAAGTCTGACGCAGACTTAATCTGTCCATATCCCAGACAAACATTTTCTAGAAAGAATAAAGATGTGATAGTCATTATCAAGTTATACACATATCTGCTGGTTTTCTATGGGTTACGTACGCCGTCCATCCCTCCAGAAACGAGGTACTTTCCTGACGGACTAAATTTCAAAACCAAAACCTCATTTGCATGAGTTTCTACCATGGTTTCAGCTTCAGGCGGGATTGCAGGATTTAATTTGCCTTCGGTAGACCAAAATCGAATGACTCCTTTTTTCGATCCTGTAACTAGAATGGTCCCATTGGGCtaacaaatgaaaagaaaagagatcaATATTTGACTAAAGgtaagaataataaataacaattcTTACATTCCaagcaattttaaaaacaggATCATTCGAGTGGTCGAGTGAAACGCGTCGGTTTTGTTTGCGAAAGGTATCTGATAAGCTAGCGAATTTCGCTAACCGAACTGATTCAttcacattttcattttcaactttgtttTCATTCTGTGCGGGTAATATCCAAATAAGGGCATCTGCCCCATCACTGGTGGTGGCCAGCCAGTTAGTTTGAGGGTGCCATGTACATGTGTTTTTTAAAGCGCTGCGAATGCGATCAGCAGCAAAACGACGATTTTCTAGCACTGCATCCTCCAAGCTGACTGAATGAGCAATAGGAGGACTGCTCAACGATAAATTTGGACCTATCGGTACTTCTGCGATATTAATAGAAATAAAGTTTAGTTTCATTGCATTGTTTTCAAAGAATACCATGAAGTTTTAGTAACCATAAAATTCTGGAGACTCAGGATCGAAACCAAGATTGGAACGAAcccgtttatttattcttgaCTCCGTTCCATTAGTGCCAGATATAGATTCTGCAGAGAAATTTAATGAAGAAGGTGTTGGAGACGATGCATCGTCGGTTAATGAGACAGTGCTATTTGCCGGTGATACGGAAGATTGTGGAGAATCAATAGATAAATCATAGCTTATATAGGAAGGAAGCTCGGATGCGAAGCTCGTTTTCCCTTTAAGACTTTTTAAAGGCCTCAATGAAAGTGGTTTCGGAGGATTTGGCGGATTCTGAAGTGATACGGTTGCTGTC
Above is a genomic segment from Daphnia pulicaria isolate SC F1-1A chromosome 8, SC_F0-13Bv2, whole genome shotgun sequence containing:
- the LOC124352641 gene encoding uncharacterized protein LOC124352641, whose product is MEYKCYVPSSPSQATRFFRLRFRITAVIGLLIGIITVFWQIQSHVDRDQPDVDMTFELEICFGIYGFFLASTSYYLGEIQASSWARFHIVISSTGIVLDLVLLVYHATSSILRGSYINPGNNFFMISIATLQAVNNSVAIFLCRKLIVHEHRTQELRFKREISPEPNDDVEHSILLLKKPENVE
- the LOC124352636 gene encoding TATA-box-binding protein 2-like, producing MDQMLSSPGFSIPSIGTPLHQPEEDQQILPHNSPIPTQRQQQQQNGFGLALPHQQINTASSSQNLYSLPGFTPQHMLQPQTPQALMSPAPNRGSSAAIGDSHLHSQGTPAPAGMFGPSTPAPMTPHTPASADPGIVPQLQNIVSTVNLGCKLDLKKIALHARNAEYNPKRFAAVIMRIREPRTTALIFSSGKMVCTGAKSEEDSRLAARKYARIVQKLNFPAKFLDFKIQNMVGSCDVKFPIRLEGLVLTHSQFSSYEPELFPGLIYRMVKPRIVLLIFVSGKVVLTGAKVRQEIYDAFDNIYPILKSFKKQ
- the LOC124352631 gene encoding F-box-like/WD repeat-containing protein ebi, with the translated sequence MEPTSSSANFPNVSGTNTVHLETISSSSDFSDPSVDSSFLNGSIVEQRRKEILYCFLCQKISSDSCWKDRHLVFDVSDIIHCAIGNHVILFYKTITNLDSALDQRKKYGEVLNTVEDSLQRLTISVREKIAHNNQQISQLEVAKNEIVSFRDNFLSAGRSSRTDREDFSSQIADCTKKLVDSCTTAAQIYQLYSDLQQSYLKVIIEGPYGNLSSVRVESSIDGPVNILHGLDQDRLEGHSTAEDVRRVIAYALETSLSIKEETNEVRRIYPTKAMLRRSPFPAPRTLLGAPLLQHAKTPTSPRKPFDCCNKNPTLSSLSIRRLSSSDDESSNITLARNSILPSTATVSLQNPPNPPKPLSLRPLKSLKGKTSFASELPSYISYDLSIDSPQSSVSPANSTVSLTDDASSPTPSSLNFSAESISGTNGTESRINKRVRSNLGFDPESPEFYEVPIGPNLSLSSPPIAHSVSLEDAVLENRRFAADRIRSALKNTCTWHPQTNWLATTSDGADALIWILPAQNENKVENENVNESVRLAKFASLSDTFRKQNRRVSLDHSNDPVFKIAWNPNGTILVTGSKKGVIRFWSTEGKLNPAIPPEAETMVETHANEVLVLKFSPSGKYLVSGGMDGKMFVWDMDRLSLRQTFTCHSDPICDVDWKINTNIFVSCAYNGFIFIHRVGHDHPLRTVSDYPRWVRSVRWNPGSDVLATCSVDSSLQVWKDALKISSEPKELNGHYRSVNAISWRPAVSSGPGVSSIRMDSLCSKYLASGSDDGTVIVWHATLKTKMVLSSKNKSSVKCLAFSPNGKLLAAGRGDGHVDCWFSKGKLFGSMKLNGAIYTIEWDATGKQLAVAVGDFGAEYFEIKRLKKD